A DNA window from Haliovirga abyssi contains the following coding sequences:
- a CDS encoding radical SAM protein, which translates to MDMSLIHRQIKWRLGIKSPIVANIKIINVCNLNCKMCNPSIRSEKNRVLSTQEWKSKLLELKKSGIKIVVFEGGEPTLRKDIKEIINYSKLLKLYTITITNGVNDFSHINSDTVWISVDGTKEFHEKVRGENIYNIIKKNILANRDKNIVILSMINSFNQYNIKEFVEEFKEFPIYFNWLYGYKSTDVSSMSKEEKIESAEFIMKLKKEGYNIFNSYKTLKSVGKKKKCDYWLLTTVNSAGEQDNTCMVSSFDDSCDCNQCDLSCYLELNNIYNLDYQTRKNWEKMLGIDMTFKIEDLIFSKKE; encoded by the coding sequence ATGGATATGTCTTTAATTCATAGGCAAATAAAATGGAGATTAGGGATAAAATCTCCTATTGTAGCAAATATAAAAATTATAAATGTATGTAATTTGAACTGTAAAATGTGTAATCCTTCTATAAGAAGTGAAAAAAATAGAGTTTTATCAACACAAGAATGGAAAAGTAAGTTATTGGAATTAAAGAAAAGTGGAATAAAAATTGTAGTTTTTGAAGGAGGAGAACCTACATTAAGAAAAGATATTAAAGAGATTATTAATTATAGTAAATTGTTAAAATTGTATACGATTACTATTACTAATGGAGTGAATGATTTTTCACATATTAATTCAGATACAGTTTGGATAAGTGTTGATGGCACTAAAGAGTTTCATGAAAAAGTAAGAGGAGAAAATATTTATAATATTATAAAAAAGAATATATTAGCTAACAGAGATAAAAATATAGTTATTTTATCAATGATAAACTCTTTTAATCAGTATAATATAAAAGAATTTGTGGAAGAATTTAAAGAGTTTCCAATATATTTTAATTGGTTATATGGATATAAAAGTACAGACGTTTCTTCTATGAGCAAAGAAGAAAAGATAGAAAGTGCAGAATTTATTATGAAATTAAAAAAAGAGGGATATAATATTTTTAATTCATATAAAACATTAAAAAGTGTAGGAAAGAAAAAAAAGTGTGATTATTGGCTGCTAACAACAGTTAATAGTGCAGGAGAGCAGGATAATACCTGTATGGTAAGTAGTTTTGATGATAGTTGTGATTGTAACCAATGTGATTTGTCTTGTTATCTTGAGCTTAATAATATATATAATTTGGATTATCAAACAAGAAAAAATTGGGAAAAAATGTTAGGGATAGATATGACATTTAAAATAGAAGATTTGATTTTTTCTAAAAAAGAGTAA
- a CDS encoding lycopene cyclase family protein, translating to MLEIKKYDVIVVGAGPAGLSVASELSKELKVLVVDGKSSISKTTKSWFVPKEVCDIGEAGDILEYTYPGVKRFLADTFTGVKDKAWESELEGGYLYIKEHEVLEYWGEIITKNSSEILLECNYLDHQVEKEKEYPVTIHTTKGNFESKLLVDASGYDSLIREKYHLKDEKLYWWSVYGAIMKHKDGIPQDMKVGDYMFWQTFKNTNPDVSTSLNEGRPVFEYEVLDENSSFPLILFLKDSQVSFDIMKDTFNEVMKEKKVMSKYNDCEIQEIKYGWYPSGGVSQYIAEDNVTFVGDAACWTTPCGWGFAFIVKNYKRYARNLITAFEKNEFDKDTLDSLIGLKTDEKFQILFNKVATRILSIGDTELLDKIILLFNKIGFIYCEKTFTLTITTEDIISIIVELIKNLEFDILKKIFTVEDIKWLKEELSDKLEGTVSRIIDSIEKIM from the coding sequence ATGTTAGAAATTAAAAAATATGATGTAATAGTAGTGGGGGCAGGTCCTGCAGGATTATCTGTTGCCTCAGAATTATCTAAAGAGCTTAAAGTATTGGTGGTTGATGGGAAATCTTCTATTTCAAAAACTACAAAGTCTTGGTTTGTACCAAAAGAAGTTTGTGATATTGGAGAAGCAGGTGATATTTTAGAATATACTTATCCTGGAGTAAAAAGATTTTTGGCGGATACTTTTACAGGAGTTAAAGATAAAGCATGGGAAAGTGAATTAGAGGGTGGATATCTTTATATAAAAGAACATGAGGTACTGGAATACTGGGGTGAAATAATTACAAAAAACAGTTCTGAGATATTGTTGGAATGTAATTATTTAGATCATCAAGTAGAAAAAGAAAAAGAGTATCCAGTAACTATACATACAACTAAAGGAAATTTTGAATCTAAATTATTAGTAGATGCTTCTGGATATGATTCGTTAATAAGAGAAAAATATCATTTGAAAGATGAAAAACTTTATTGGTGGTCTGTATATGGAGCAATAATGAAACATAAAGATGGAATTCCTCAAGATATGAAAGTTGGAGATTATATGTTTTGGCAGACATTTAAAAACACTAATCCAGATGTTAGTACATCACTTAATGAAGGCAGGCCAGTGTTTGAATATGAAGTTTTAGATGAAAATAGTTCATTTCCGTTAATACTTTTTTTGAAAGATAGTCAGGTTTCATTTGACATAATGAAAGATACTTTTAATGAAGTAATGAAAGAAAAAAAAGTTATGTCAAAATATAATGATTGCGAAATTCAAGAAATAAAATATGGATGGTATCCATCAGGTGGAGTATCACAATATATAGCAGAAGACAATGTAACATTTGTAGGAGATGCTGCATGTTGGACAACACCTTGTGGGTGGGGATTTGCATTTATTGTAAAAAATTATAAAAGATATGCTAGAAATTTGATAACTGCTTTTGAAAAAAATGAATTTGATAAAGATACGTTAGACTCTTTAATTGGATTAAAAACAGATGAAAAATTCCAAATACTTTTTAATAAGGTAGCTACGAGAATTTTATCAATTGGAGATACAGAATTATTGGATAAAATAATTCTTCTTTTTAATAAAATTGGATTTATATATTGCGAAAAAACATTTACGCTTACAATAACAACAGAAGATATTATTTCAATAATTGTAGAATTAATTAAAAATTTAGAATTTGATATTTTGAAAAAGATATTTACTGTTGAAGATATTAAATGGTTAAAAGAAGAATTGAGCGATAAATTGGAAGGGACTGTCTCAAGAATAATAGATTCAATTGAAAAAATAATGTAA
- a CDS encoding carboxypeptidase-like regulatory domain-containing protein — protein sequence MSKMGKKIILVIILSITLGGCFGGFPEVKKVGIIEGYVKDILTNQTLGQVTIRVQDVTFVTDNDGYFPLVRDSETQPYIIPKASGDGYSMKKDGYYGETGVSVFSYGQKNLIGYLTPKASDKIYSINGVARDNTGKILEGVTVIVNGVFSGESFKKVTDSNGVFVFDKIPGGNINIYAFKDGYTAYSTGRINLSSNKEVSVEIREDTTIKYGTIKGGISGFNKELCGHSLVVWGQEGSKEYQFTVADTNGKYTLYGIPEGKSQISVKSPGMYQPSPGSENIVAVTAGAITLHDVQMQYIKGE from the coding sequence ATGAGTAAAATGGGAAAAAAAATAATTTTAGTTATAATATTATCAATTACTTTAGGAGGATGTTTTGGCGGATTTCCAGAAGTGAAAAAAGTGGGAATAATAGAGGGATATGTTAAAGATATATTAACCAATCAAACTTTAGGACAAGTAACAATAAGAGTTCAAGATGTAACGTTTGTAACTGACAATGATGGATATTTCCCGCTAGTAAGAGATAGCGAGACTCAACCTTATATTATACCAAAAGCCTCTGGAGATGGATATAGTATGAAGAAAGATGGGTATTATGGAGAAACTGGAGTATCTGTATTTAGTTATGGACAGAAAAATTTAATAGGATATTTAACACCAAAGGCCTCTGATAAAATTTATTCTATAAATGGAGTAGCTAGAGATAATACAGGGAAAATTTTAGAAGGGGTAACTGTAATTGTAAATGGAGTTTTTTCTGGAGAAAGTTTTAAGAAAGTTACAGATTCAAATGGAGTCTTTGTATTTGATAAAATTCCAGGTGGAAATATCAATATATATGCTTTTAAAGATGGCTATACAGCATATTCTACTGGAAGGATAAATCTTTCAAGTAATAAAGAAGTGAGTGTTGAAATAAGAGAAGATACAACAATAAAATATGGAACGATTAAAGGTGGAATAAGTGGATTTAATAAAGAATTGTGTGGACATTCTTTAGTTGTATGGGGCCAAGAGGGGAGTAAGGAGTATCAATTTACAGTAGCAGATACTAATGGGAAATATACTTTATATGGGATTCCAGAAGGTAAAAGTCAAATAAGTGTAAAGTCTCCTGGAATGTATCAACCTTCTCCTGGTTCAGAGAATATAGTCGCTGTGACAGCAGGAGCAATAACACTGCATGATGTACAGATGCAATATATAAAAGGGGAATAG
- a CDS encoding PKD domain-containing protein, producing the protein MWKKGVLLFLLVFSFGGCFSSDSSNKLNTVTTNTDQSQITTKDVISSGGKDSNLIIRILSKPPISGASTSVVFQFLASQDGYSSDDFLYHYDLQGEGNSVAENILESDEYVSNKKLYYSSLKEGVKYTFSVSAYNKKTGKISNSSAIYQFTTTNTTQNIDVKLNYVKTDKSSYNIGDSIKVIYNLTNSSDKEYSLLTKPVFNTTPGYVTTNDKNESFTITNTDMPDKIAANSTITFTETYTILPGTIEGNFYTKLMYANTKVEFLGENGASTGVQSPAFTVVDSSKAKVKLKSVDAVYETVAPGQSNILIRYTVQNYTSVEVSIKSLVGKFYKPDGTDVSSEWQATGDSDRLTTIPAGGLGTISKRYNLASTATTGDVFCDATVNAILSNSFGLKISDSGAEVLDTVKVLAKGTGSLNLWIASPEGAKDGVVETEQEFTVYGIVNYNGELTFSTQGEIELDLSDLDGITLLSGVSKTTLTMNKQMTWTLKASKIPIVGNIKLKITKKPVDSKTKQEISFVSTEKVIPLTVQEKSKLNLEVGIETDNYGGNDGLLRTGKEFSMYAIANNANSNVVSGNVKVAIDISSVADLKLAAGETIEKVVPVGQKAIWKLNAPTVPRIGSVKFKVVETPINQNTNEATICDLEKNYTVDIKLPGALALKNVYCDWENVKPGRDGIPIKFDLENSGNEDVKITSIKAVFTQNGVDVSDRWTLTDTTIRDNTILLKGSVLTLTGYYKLRENIGDGTDLLGDIIISGEATGYDDISKEVLTDNLPRYGDVITVDDTVPPVAVISASKTTVEIGEDIVFDGTGSTDNDKIRYYSWDFDSANGVDESVPGGIIHHSYDKPGIYKVTLQVNDMSNNGPATATILITVQDTIAPVAIAGVRDGITTISVGGRIAFDGSGSSDNYMIKSYSWNFGDGTAPNGSASPEHTYSTAGSYTATLTVTDVNGNIGTATIGITVK; encoded by the coding sequence ATGTGGAAAAAAGGAGTGTTGTTATTTTTATTAGTTTTTAGTTTTGGAGGATGTTTTTCTAGCGATAGTAGTAATAAATTAAATACTGTTACAACAAATACAGATCAGAGTCAAATAACAACAAAAGATGTGATTAGTTCTGGTGGAAAAGACAGTAATCTTATAATTAGAATATTAAGTAAGCCACCTATATCAGGGGCATCTACATCTGTAGTATTTCAATTTTTAGCTTCACAGGATGGATATAGTTCAGATGATTTTTTATATCATTATGACTTGCAGGGAGAAGGAAATAGCGTAGCGGAAAATATATTGGAATCTGATGAGTATGTGTCAAATAAAAAGTTATATTATTCAAGTTTAAAAGAGGGGGTAAAGTATACTTTTTCTGTAAGTGCATATAATAAAAAAACGGGTAAAATATCAAACTCTAGTGCTATTTATCAATTTACAACTACAAATACAACTCAAAACATTGATGTTAAATTAAATTATGTGAAAACAGATAAATCAAGTTATAATATTGGAGATTCGATAAAAGTTATATATAATTTAACAAATTCAAGCGATAAAGAGTATTCTTTATTAACGAAACCTGTATTTAATACAACACCTGGATATGTAACAACAAATGATAAAAACGAAAGTTTTACAATTACAAATACAGATATGCCAGATAAAATAGCAGCGAACTCTACAATAACTTTTACAGAAACTTATACAATATTACCTGGAACAATAGAAGGAAATTTTTATACAAAATTAATGTATGCAAATACAAAAGTAGAATTTTTAGGAGAAAATGGAGCTTCAACAGGAGTTCAAAGTCCAGCTTTTACAGTAGTGGACTCTAGCAAAGCAAAAGTTAAGTTGAAAAGTGTAGATGCAGTTTATGAAACAGTTGCACCAGGACAATCAAACATATTAATTAGATATACTGTACAAAACTATACTAGTGTAGAGGTATCAATAAAATCTTTAGTTGGTAAATTTTATAAACCAGATGGGACAGATGTGTCGTCAGAGTGGCAAGCCACAGGGGATTCAGATAGATTAACTACAATACCAGCAGGGGGATTAGGAACTATATCAAAAAGGTATAATTTAGCTTCAACAGCAACAACAGGAGACGTATTTTGTGACGCAACTGTAAATGCGATATTGAGTAATAGTTTTGGGCTGAAAATAAGCGACAGTGGAGCAGAAGTTTTGGATACAGTGAAAGTATTAGCTAAAGGGACTGGAAGTTTAAATTTATGGATTGCTTCTCCTGAGGGAGCAAAAGATGGAGTAGTTGAGACAGAACAAGAATTTACAGTATATGGAATTGTAAATTATAATGGAGAATTAACATTTTCTACTCAAGGAGAAATAGAATTAGATTTGTCTGATTTAGATGGAATAACATTATTATCTGGGGTTTCAAAAACAACATTAACAATGAACAAGCAAATGACATGGACATTGAAAGCTAGTAAAATTCCAATAGTTGGGAATATAAAATTAAAAATAACTAAAAAGCCTGTGGATAGCAAAACAAAACAAGAGATAAGTTTTGTTAGTACGGAAAAAGTGATTCCATTAACTGTACAGGAAAAATCAAAATTAAACTTAGAAGTTGGTATAGAAACAGATAATTATGGTGGAAATGATGGATTATTAAGAACAGGAAAAGAATTTTCTATGTATGCAATAGCAAATAATGCAAATAGTAATGTAGTTTCTGGGAATGTAAAAGTAGCAATAGATATATCAAGTGTTGCAGATTTGAAATTAGCTGCGGGAGAGACAATTGAAAAAGTTGTTCCTGTTGGACAAAAAGCTATTTGGAAATTAAATGCACCTACAGTTCCAAGAATAGGAAGTGTGAAATTTAAAGTAGTAGAAACACCTATAAATCAAAATACAAATGAAGCTACAATTTGTGATTTAGAAAAAAATTATACTGTGGATATAAAATTGCCAGGAGCTTTGGCTCTTAAAAATGTTTATTGTGATTGGGAGAATGTAAAACCTGGAAGAGATGGAATACCTATAAAATTTGATTTAGAAAACAGTGGGAATGAAGATGTGAAAATAACAAGTATAAAAGCAGTATTTACACAAAACGGAGTAGATGTATCAGATAGATGGACTTTAACAGATACGACAATAAGAGATAATACAATTTTGTTAAAAGGAAGTGTATTGACTTTAACTGGATATTATAAATTAAGAGAAAATATTGGTGATGGAACAGATTTGTTAGGAGATATAATAATTTCAGGAGAAGCAACAGGATATGATGATATATCAAAAGAAGTTTTGACGGATAATCTCCCTAGATATGGAGATGTCATAACGGTAGATGATACTGTGCCACCAGTAGCAGTGATCTCAGCTTCTAAAACTACAGTGGAAATTGGAGAAGATATAGTATTTGATGGAACTGGTTCAACTGATAATGATAAAATAAGATATTATTCATGGGATTTTGATAGTGCTAATGGAGTAGATGAATCTGTACCTGGCGGAATAATACATCATTCATATGATAAACCAGGAATTTATAAAGTTACATTACAGGTCAATGATATGAGTAACAATGGGCCTGCAACTGCAACGATACTGATTACAGTACAAGATACAATAGCTCCAGTGGCTATAGCAGGAGTAAGAGATGGAATAACCACTATAAGTGTAGGCGGTAGGATTGCTTTTGATGGAAGTGGTTCAAGTGATAATTATATGATAAAATCATATTCATGGAATTTTGGAGATGGAACGGCTCCAAATGGTTCTGCAAGTCCTGAACATACATATTCAACTGCAGGAAGTTATACTGCTACATTAACAGTTACAGATGTAAATGGTAATATTGGAACAGCAACAATAGGTATAACAGTTAAATAA